One genomic segment of Sanyastnella coralliicola includes these proteins:
- a CDS encoding MarC family protein, with translation MEFTWTNFFSVTMVLFAVIDIIGSIPVILDVKKKAGDINELRASLVALGIMIAFLFIGEKLITFLGIDVNSFAVAGSFVLFFLALEMVLGVEFFKQDETAHKTATIVPIAFPLIAGAGTMTTIISLRSEFSQLEIGLAIIANMLIVFFVLKLTDRIGRALGDAGIAVLRKAFGIILLAIAIKLFSSNAKMLF, from the coding sequence ATGGAATTTACTTGGACGAACTTCTTCTCGGTGACCATGGTTTTGTTCGCGGTTATCGATATCATCGGATCCATTCCGGTGATCTTGGATGTAAAGAAAAAAGCAGGTGATATTAACGAGCTGCGAGCTTCTCTTGTAGCACTGGGTATCATGATTGCCTTCCTGTTTATAGGAGAAAAGCTGATCACCTTCCTCGGGATTGATGTCAATTCATTTGCCGTGGCGGGTTCATTTGTCTTGTTCTTCCTAGCCTTAGAAATGGTGCTTGGAGTCGAGTTCTTCAAACAAGATGAAACAGCGCATAAGACGGCAACCATTGTCCCAATTGCCTTTCCATTGATTGCGGGAGCCGGTACTATGACGACGATCATCTCGCTCCGGTCGGAATTCTCTCAATTGGAGATTGGATTGGCTATTATCGCCAACATGCTCATCGTTTTCTTTGTGCTAAAATTGACCGATCGAATCGGAAGAGCCTTAGGAGACGCGGGAATTGCTGTGCTCCGAAAAGCCTTCGGAATTATCCTCTTGGCGATTGCGATCAAACTGTTCTCATCTAACGCGAAAATGCTCTTTTAA
- the rnhA gene encoding ribonuclease HI: MEVVAYTDGGASGNPGPGGYGAILMWGKHRKELSEGFRLTTNNRMELLAVIMVLETLKRDGLSVVIYSDSKYVVDAVSKGWVFNWEKKNYKDKKNSDLWKRFLISYRKHNVRFNWVKGHAGDPMNERADELAVSAYQTGPLLVDEGYEAIAR, translated from the coding sequence ATGGAAGTAGTGGCTTATACCGACGGCGGCGCAAGTGGAAATCCAGGTCCTGGTGGGTATGGAGCCATCCTCATGTGGGGGAAACACCGAAAGGAACTCAGTGAAGGCTTTCGCCTGACAACCAACAACCGCATGGAGCTGCTCGCCGTCATCATGGTGCTTGAAACACTCAAGCGCGATGGGCTTTCGGTCGTCATCTACTCAGACAGTAAATACGTGGTAGACGCGGTGTCAAAAGGTTGGGTCTTCAACTGGGAAAAGAAGAACTACAAAGACAAAAAGAACTCGGACCTCTGGAAGCGCTTCCTCATCTCCTACCGGAAACACAATGTCCGTTTCAACTGGGTCAAAGGCCACGCAGGAGACCCCATGAATGAGCGCGCCGACGAACTTGCGGTCTCAGCCTACCAAACCGGACCGTTGTTGGTAGATGAAGGGTACGAGGCGATTGCTAGATAA
- a CDS encoding acyl-CoA dehydrogenase family protein, translating into MRTDQYQGHDYYLMDDLLTEEHKLIRDTARAWVKKEVSPIIEKAFEDGKFPRHLIKGIAEIGGFGPYIPTEYGGAGLDQISYGLIMQELERCDSGLRSTSSVQSSLVMYPIWKYGTEEQRQKFLPGLASGELVGCFGLTEPDHGSNPGGMTTNFKDMGDHYLLNGAKMWISNAPFADLAVVWAKDESGRIHGLIVERGMEGFSTPTMTGKWSLRASDTGELIFEDVKVPKENLMPGRSGLGAPLSCLDSARYGIAWGAIGAALDCYDIALRYAKERKQFDRPIAGFQLQQKKLAEMITEITKAQLFTHRLGQLRNEGRATSAQISMAKRNNVDMAINIAREARQILGGMGIINEYPIMRHMMNLESVITYEGTHDIHLLITGMDITGENAFK; encoded by the coding sequence ATGAGAACCGACCAATACCAAGGACACGACTACTACCTAATGGACGATTTGCTCACTGAAGAGCATAAGTTAATCCGTGACACAGCACGTGCATGGGTGAAGAAGGAAGTAAGTCCGATCATTGAAAAAGCGTTCGAAGACGGGAAATTCCCACGCCATCTGATCAAAGGAATCGCAGAGATCGGCGGATTCGGACCTTATATCCCAACAGAATACGGAGGCGCAGGACTCGATCAAATCTCTTACGGATTGATCATGCAAGAGTTGGAGCGCTGTGATTCTGGACTGCGTTCGACATCGTCGGTACAGAGTTCATTGGTGATGTACCCAATTTGGAAGTACGGAACGGAAGAGCAACGACAGAAGTTCCTTCCAGGTCTTGCATCTGGAGAACTTGTAGGGTGTTTCGGTTTGACAGAGCCAGACCACGGGTCAAACCCAGGAGGGATGACCACGAACTTTAAAGATATGGGTGACCACTACTTGCTAAACGGAGCAAAGATGTGGATCTCCAACGCACCATTCGCTGACCTAGCCGTAGTATGGGCTAAGGACGAATCAGGACGTATCCACGGATTGATCGTGGAGCGTGGAATGGAAGGTTTCTCTACACCAACAATGACTGGTAAGTGGAGCCTACGTGCATCTGATACAGGCGAGCTCATCTTCGAAGATGTGAAGGTGCCAAAAGAAAACTTGATGCCAGGTCGCAGCGGACTAGGAGCTCCATTGAGCTGTCTTGATTCTGCACGTTACGGTATCGCTTGGGGTGCCATCGGAGCAGCACTAGACTGCTACGATATCGCACTTCGCTACGCGAAAGAGCGCAAGCAGTTCGATCGTCCAATCGCAGGTTTCCAACTACAGCAGAAGAAACTAGCTGAGATGATCACTGAGATCACCAAAGCACAGTTGTTCACTCACCGCCTAGGTCAACTTCGTAACGAAGGACGTGCAACATCAGCACAGATCTCAATGGCAAAGCGTAACAACGTAGACATGGCGATCAACATCGCACGTGAAGCACGCCAGATTCTCGGTGGTATGGGTATCATCAACGAATACCCAATCATGCGCCACATGATGAACCTAGAATCAGTAATCACATACGAAGGAACTCACGATATCCACCTGTTGATTACGGGGATGGATATTACGGGGGAAAACGCATTTAAATAG
- a CDS encoding amidohydrolase has product MEDLHVSSVQCTLHWEDRKANLDHIEQLISNESSSDLIVLPEMFTTGFSMKPAPIAEDHHLDSMESLQRMRQWAKHLDAAIVGSISTKDQGKYYNRMYFVRPDGEVHWYDKYHLFTFANEDDEYSPGGSRVIVNWRGWNILLQVCYDLRFPSFARNTITDGQPDYDAAIYSANWPAVRSTPWKTLLRARAIENQCYVIGCNRVGSDGNNIEYTGDSCLLDSKGEDIAIGAPGEEMILRGSFSASELEAFRGKFPVLFDQ; this is encoded by the coding sequence ATGGAAGATCTTCACGTATCCTCAGTTCAGTGCACACTGCATTGGGAAGACCGCAAAGCCAACCTCGATCACATCGAACAACTCATCAGCAACGAATCGTCGAGCGACCTCATCGTGCTACCTGAAATGTTCACCACTGGTTTCTCCATGAAACCTGCTCCTATCGCTGAAGATCACCACCTTGACTCCATGGAAAGCCTTCAACGTATGCGCCAATGGGCGAAACACCTTGACGCTGCCATCGTCGGTTCCATTAGCACCAAAGACCAAGGGAAGTACTACAACCGCATGTACTTCGTACGTCCTGACGGTGAAGTACACTGGTACGATAAATACCACCTTTTCACCTTCGCCAATGAAGACGACGAATACTCTCCAGGAGGCTCCAGAGTTATCGTCAACTGGCGCGGATGGAACATCCTACTTCAGGTATGTTATGACCTTCGTTTTCCGTCTTTCGCTCGCAACACCATCACAGACGGCCAACCAGATTACGATGCCGCCATCTATTCAGCAAACTGGCCCGCAGTGCGCAGCACTCCATGGAAAACACTGCTCCGAGCGCGTGCCATCGAGAATCAATGCTACGTGATCGGCTGCAACCGCGTCGGTAGCGACGGCAACAACATTGAATACACAGGAGACTCATGCCTCCTAGACTCCAAAGGTGAAGACATCGCCATCGGCGCACCTGGAGAAGAAATGATCTTACGCGGCAGCTTCTCAGCGAGTGAACTCGAAGCGTTTCGGGGGAAGTTTCCGGTGTTGTTCGATCAATGA
- a CDS encoding FkbM family methyltransferase: protein MWLANLLSILPFTVNVSGRKHDFIVNIGRKLNSDPSGIKLNGHRISTKGHPKAHIIAFAGKNFLRNFHQSDLGRYMRSSLKKGDLFVDVGANLGGFSLLAQGMGARSIAVEAAPELAAFLSENQQSFGEVHAVAVSDKAGSATFFLSDSNIGGNSLTMSSEGWEASGYSRETEVVTQRLDDLLSEVGTIDLLKIDVEGHEEAAMKGCEGLIDAGKVKAVWCEVRSASSDRNPNSYRAVSEYLDSKGFQAFRYRGNVTPFDWKKDQELPQFFDLLFLPK from the coding sequence ATGTGGTTGGCCAATCTGCTTTCGATCTTACCCTTCACGGTGAACGTCAGTGGGCGAAAGCACGACTTTATTGTCAATATTGGCCGTAAGCTGAATAGCGACCCTAGCGGCATCAAGCTCAACGGACATCGCATTAGCACCAAAGGTCATCCTAAAGCCCATATCATCGCTTTTGCGGGAAAAAACTTCCTACGCAACTTCCATCAATCTGATCTTGGAAGATACATGCGTTCAAGCCTGAAAAAGGGCGATTTATTCGTGGATGTCGGCGCCAATCTAGGTGGCTTTAGTTTGTTAGCGCAAGGAATGGGAGCTCGCTCCATTGCGGTTGAAGCTGCTCCAGAACTAGCTGCCTTTTTAAGTGAGAACCAACAGAGCTTTGGCGAGGTACATGCCGTTGCAGTGAGTGACAAAGCCGGTTCCGCCACCTTCTTTTTGAGCGACAGCAATATTGGCGGAAACTCCTTGACTATGAGCTCTGAGGGCTGGGAAGCTTCAGGCTACAGTCGCGAGACAGAAGTAGTGACGCAACGACTAGACGATTTGCTCTCAGAAGTGGGAACCATCGACTTACTGAAGATTGATGTAGAGGGTCATGAAGAAGCGGCCATGAAGGGATGCGAAGGACTGATCGACGCTGGAAAGGTTAAAGCGGTCTGGTGTGAGGTTCGAAGCGCCAGCTCTGATCGCAACCCCAATAGTTATCGCGCAGTTAGTGAATATCTAGATTCTAAAGGGTTTCAAGCATTTCGCTACCGCGGAAACGTAACTCCTTTCGACTGGAAGAAAGACCAAGAACTACCACAATTCTTCGATCTTTTATTCCTTCCGAAGTAG
- a CDS encoding methionine aminotransferase: MSALAKEQGAINLSQGFPEFDAPDKLLKHAKKAMNAGMNQYAPMAGLPSLREQVSGQLEAYGTSYDPESEITITAGATQAIFTAVNALVKEDDEVIIFTPAYDCYAPAVEMAGGSAIYIQLKCPDYRIDWDEVRKVVNRKTRMIILNTPHNPTGMCMDENDLKELEKIVEDSDIIVLSDEVYEHIVFDGKQHASCARSPILAAQSLIVGSFGKTYHLTGWKIGYIAAPEALMTEFRKVHQYNVFCVNHPLQYAIAEFMKEDGGHVAELSSFYQKKRDLFIDALDGSRFELIPAEGTYFQLLNYSQIVDADDTEVAKQWTANPGIASIPVSVFYHNPIQEHVLRFCFAKSDETLVKAAEVLKTL; the protein is encoded by the coding sequence ATGTCTGCCCTTGCCAAGGAGCAAGGAGCGATTAACCTATCGCAAGGTTTTCCTGAGTTCGATGCCCCTGACAAGTTATTGAAGCACGCCAAAAAAGCGATGAATGCTGGTATGAACCAGTACGCTCCCATGGCGGGCCTCCCTTCCCTGCGTGAGCAGGTTTCAGGACAACTTGAGGCCTATGGAACTAGCTATGATCCTGAATCTGAAATCACCATTACAGCGGGTGCAACGCAAGCCATCTTCACGGCAGTGAACGCCTTGGTGAAAGAAGATGACGAGGTGATCATCTTCACCCCTGCCTACGATTGCTATGCTCCTGCAGTAGAAATGGCTGGAGGTTCTGCAATTTACATCCAACTCAAATGCCCGGATTACCGCATTGATTGGGATGAAGTACGTAAGGTGGTGAATCGTAAAACGCGCATGATCATTCTCAACACACCACACAATCCAACAGGAATGTGCATGGATGAGAATGACCTCAAGGAGCTGGAAAAGATTGTCGAAGACTCAGACATCATCGTTTTGAGTGACGAGGTTTACGAACACATTGTCTTCGATGGTAAGCAGCATGCTTCTTGTGCACGCTCACCGATCTTGGCCGCACAAAGCTTGATCGTTGGTTCGTTTGGAAAGACTTATCACCTCACCGGTTGGAAAATCGGTTACATAGCTGCTCCTGAAGCATTGATGACCGAATTCAGAAAGGTGCATCAATACAATGTCTTCTGTGTGAATCATCCTTTGCAATACGCTATCGCGGAATTCATGAAGGAAGATGGAGGACATGTCGCTGAACTAAGCTCTTTCTATCAAAAGAAACGAGACCTCTTCATTGATGCCCTCGATGGCAGTCGCTTCGAATTGATTCCGGCGGAAGGTACCTACTTCCAACTGCTAAATTACAGTCAAATCGTTGACGCTGATGATACGGAGGTTGCCAAGCAATGGACTGCCAATCCCGGTATTGCGTCTATTCCTGTTTCTGTGTTCTACCACAACCCAATTCAAGAGCACGTGCTACGCTTTTGTTTTGCCAAATCAGACGAGACGCTCGTCAAGGCGGCTGAAGTATTGAAAACACTCTAA
- a CDS encoding S8 family serine peptidase, whose product MKKFLTLALALCTALVFHAQEAPYVDGEIIVMLEQSTNPAKLSRTLASDLGSIEAVALDRQLSELSGIYLLKFDTSIISNEEMLDLVQRTSGVRAAQYNHIVTERATPNDPGFGNQWHHVDASDNDIDSDLAWDITTGGTTINGDDIVVCVIEGGGSNYNHVDLIDNHWTNANEIDGNGTDDDGNGYIDDVNGWNPVNNNDNIPGGGHGTAVSGMIGAKGNNGNGGAGVNWDVSIMQVTVGGLNEANVIAAYNYPYVMRNLYNTTNGSNGAFVVATNASWGIDNANPANYPVWCAYYDDLGAVGILNCGATANNNVNIDVVGDMPTGCASDYMVAVTATNSSDVRTFSGYGATTIDLGAPGESVYLPSGSTGYSNTSGTSFASPCVAGAIALIYSAPCSDLAALAISNPQLAADMVRGYIMNGVDPVANLAGECVTGGRLNVRNSIDLALGNCGPLPPCDPVSIAGAGECYLDINGDVQASIVVDVEMSEAFCSAETVCFRPVGGTWACDDLVSLGVDLNNTNTYAILGLASNTDYEVYFTTAEGSSSTIVVSTGDCDSQVPGCTDPLATNYDAAATFDDGSCVFPCSDVTLTIDTDCWGGEVSWEILDAGGSVVASVSGGTYGNQQTYTWSGCLEFGCYTFNIFDSFGDGLDGTGSGCAVDGNYSMSDDLGNELFAMGAANYGSGTSHSFCVPVDLPGCTDPTACNYDAAATTDDGSCVLPDGCTDASACNYDPAATCDDGSCILPDGCTNPAACNYNAGAVCDDGSCILPDGCTDASACNYDPSATCDDGSCILPDGCTDPTACNYDAAASCDDGSCEFDSCGSCPGDFNEDGSVDVADLLIMLGDYGCLAGCTADMNDDGFVNSTDMLGFLAAFGFPCVN is encoded by the coding sequence ATGAAAAAATTCTTGACTCTCGCGCTGGCGCTATGCACGGCCCTTGTGTTCCATGCTCAAGAAGCTCCTTATGTTGATGGTGAAATCATCGTGATGTTGGAGCAAAGCACGAATCCAGCGAAACTTTCCCGCACACTTGCCTCAGATTTAGGTAGCATCGAAGCTGTTGCCCTAGATCGCCAATTATCTGAATTGAGCGGTATCTATTTGTTGAAATTCGATACTTCGATTATCAGCAATGAAGAGATGCTTGACTTGGTGCAACGCACCAGTGGAGTGCGCGCGGCACAGTACAACCACATCGTAACAGAGCGCGCCACGCCAAATGATCCTGGTTTTGGAAATCAGTGGCACCATGTTGACGCTTCTGATAATGACATTGACTCAGATCTTGCTTGGGATATCACTACGGGTGGTACAACAATCAATGGAGACGATATCGTAGTCTGTGTCATCGAAGGAGGTGGTTCTAACTACAACCACGTTGATTTGATCGATAACCACTGGACAAACGCAAACGAAATTGACGGAAACGGAACCGATGATGACGGCAACGGATACATCGATGACGTGAACGGATGGAACCCGGTAAACAACAACGACAACATCCCTGGTGGTGGACACGGTACGGCTGTATCGGGTATGATCGGTGCAAAAGGAAACAACGGAAATGGTGGTGCCGGTGTAAACTGGGACGTAAGCATCATGCAAGTCACAGTTGGTGGATTGAACGAAGCGAATGTAATCGCGGCATACAACTACCCATACGTGATGCGTAACCTATACAACACGACAAACGGTTCAAACGGAGCATTCGTTGTAGCAACGAACGCTTCTTGGGGTATTGACAACGCTAACCCAGCCAACTACCCTGTATGGTGTGCTTACTACGACGATCTAGGTGCGGTAGGTATCCTGAACTGTGGTGCAACAGCAAACAACAACGTAAACATTGATGTGGTTGGAGACATGCCTACTGGATGTGCTTCTGATTACATGGTTGCGGTAACCGCTACAAACTCTAGCGACGTTCGTACGTTCTCTGGATACGGTGCAACAACGATTGACCTAGGAGCACCAGGAGAGAGTGTTTACCTCCCTTCAGGATCTACCGGATACTCAAATACAAGTGGTACATCATTCGCTTCACCTTGTGTGGCAGGTGCTATTGCTTTGATCTACTCGGCTCCATGTTCTGACCTTGCAGCATTGGCCATCTCGAATCCACAATTAGCAGCAGACATGGTACGCGGATACATCATGAATGGTGTTGACCCAGTAGCGAACCTTGCAGGTGAGTGTGTCACTGGTGGACGATTGAACGTACGCAACTCGATTGACCTCGCATTGGGTAACTGTGGTCCACTTCCTCCATGTGATCCTGTTTCTATTGCGGGAGCTGGTGAGTGTTACCTTGATATCAATGGCGACGTACAAGCGTCGATTGTTGTTGATGTTGAGATGTCCGAAGCATTCTGTTCAGCAGAAACAGTTTGTTTCCGTCCTGTGGGTGGAACCTGGGCTTGTGATGATTTGGTATCACTCGGAGTTGACCTAAATAACACGAATACTTACGCTATTCTCGGACTAGCATCTAACACTGATTATGAGGTATACTTCACTACTGCTGAAGGAAGCTCATCGACGATCGTGGTTTCTACAGGAGATTGCGATAGCCAAGTGCCAGGATGTACTGACCCGTTGGCAACAAATTACGATGCCGCAGCCACTTTTGATGATGGCTCATGTGTATTCCCTTGCAGCGATGTAACACTTACCATTGATACTGACTGCTGGGGTGGAGAAGTTTCTTGGGAAATTCTGGATGCAGGAGGTAGTGTTGTCGCTAGCGTATCTGGAGGCACTTACGGAAACCAGCAAACCTACACTTGGTCAGGTTGTCTTGAGTTTGGATGTTACACATTCAACATCTTCGATAGCTTTGGTGATGGTCTTGATGGAACTGGTTCTGGCTGTGCCGTTGATGGTAACTACAGCATGTCAGATGATCTCGGCAATGAGTTGTTCGCCATGGGGGCAGCTAACTACGGATCAGGAACATCACACAGCTTCTGTGTGCCTGTAGACCTTCCTGGGTGTACAGATCCAACGGCATGTAACTATGACGCCGCAGCGACTACGGATGATGGATCTTGTGTACTTCCTGATGGATGTACAGATGCTTCAGCATGTAACTATGACCCAGCAGCGACATGTGACGATGGATCATGTATCCTTCCTGATGGATGTACAAATCCAGCAGCCTGTAACTACAATGCCGGTGCGGTTTGTGACGACGGCTCTTGTATCCTCCCTGACGGATGTACGGATGCTTCTGCATGTAACTACGACCCTTCAGCAACTTGTGACGATGGATCATGTATCCTTCCTGATGGATGTACAGATCCAACAGCTTGTAACTATGATGCCGCGGCGTCTTGTGATGATGGTAGCTGTGAATTTG